From the Fusobacterium perfoetens ATCC 29250 genome, one window contains:
- a CDS encoding DNA polymerase III subunit delta — protein MIYFLYGDIPLQLKYEELLKKIRLENKGIQETFFDISQDEIDDIFTSLSSNNIFSPLTLIVVKKLEKLKDLSKFFKGISEFNYSQKILILTYEEFLNDFDKPINEVDKSSLKIIEKIANLIPARKSLEKKSLEFFIEKELGCSQYESEKFLEIIGDDFFKVKNEIEKVKNFFNGETFSIEKAINILSISKEYNLNKLVEDFLYKKEKENLLSYLQKEKNYMLFLNIFTEELTVLMKLKNLQKRGIIFSNISYNQFKADIYPNIKNLFKKDSFKFISEYPLFLKFKYLDNFNYDFFQGKLLKCLEAEYNFKSGLIDENIAIEMLINDFFN, from the coding sequence TTGATTTATTTTTTATACGGAGATATTCCTTTACAATTAAAATATGAAGAATTATTAAAAAAAATTAGACTTGAAAATAAAGGGATACAAGAAACTTTTTTTGATATTTCTCAAGATGAGATAGATGATATTTTTACATCACTTTCTTCTAATAATATTTTCTCTCCTTTAACTCTAATTGTTGTAAAAAAATTAGAAAAATTAAAAGATTTAAGTAAATTTTTTAAAGGAATAAGTGAGTTTAATTATTCTCAAAAAATATTAATCTTAACATACGAGGAATTTTTAAATGATTTTGATAAACCTATTAATGAAGTAGATAAAAGTAGTTTAAAAATTATTGAAAAAATAGCTAATCTTATTCCAGCAAGAAAATCTTTAGAAAAAAAGTCTTTAGAATTTTTTATTGAAAAAGAACTTGGTTGTTCTCAATATGAGTCAGAAAAGTTTTTAGAGATTATTGGTGATGATTTTTTTAAAGTAAAAAATGAAATTGAAAAAGTAAAAAATTTTTTTAATGGAGAAACTTTTAGTATTGAGAAAGCTATAAATATTTTATCTATAAGTAAAGAATATAATCTTAATAAATTAGTAGAAGATTTCTTATACAAAAAAGAAAAAGAAAATCTTTTAAGTTATCTACAAAAAGAAAAAAATTATATGTTATTTTTAAATATATTTACAGAAGAACTGACTGTTCTTATGAAATTAAAAAATTTACAAAAAAGAGGTATTATTTTTTCAAATATTTCATATAATCAATTTAAAGCTGATATATATCCTAATATTAAAAATTTATTTAAAAAAGATTCTTTTAAGTTTATAAGTGAGTATCCATTATTTTTAAAATTTAAGTATCTTGATAATTTTAATTATGATTTCTTTCAAGGAAAATTATTAAAATGCTTAGAAGCTGAATATAATTTTAAAAGTGGTCTAATAGATGAAAATATTGCTATTGAAATGCTTATCAATGACTTTTTTAATTAA
- a CDS encoding GNAT family N-acetyltransferase, whose translation MKYNLKDGREYIIRKANENDAEQVLNSLNDCGKETDFLGFGEEGNGLTLEEERNLLKNLSKSFYLLVAEVENKIVGTCSISVNEKRIRVQHIGEIGICIKKEFWGNSIGENLIKEIINYSKENGILKINLTTRFDNEKAIKLYEKLGFKKEGVTTRGTYIKGKFYDILYMGLEL comes from the coding sequence ATGAAATATAATTTAAAAGATGGAAGAGAGTATATAATTAGAAAAGCTAATGAAAATGATGCTGAGCAAGTTTTAAATTCTTTAAATGATTGTGGGAAAGAAACAGATTTTTTAGGTTTTGGAGAAGAGGGAAATGGTCTTACTTTAGAAGAGGAAAGGAATCTATTAAAGAATTTATCAAAAAGTTTTTATTTATTGGTGGCAGAGGTTGAAAATAAAATTGTAGGAACTTGCTCAATATCAGTTAATGAAAAAAGAATAAGAGTTCAACATATAGGAGAAATAGGAATCTGTATAAAAAAAGAATTTTGGGGAAATAGTATAGGTGAAAATCTTATAAAAGAGATTATAAATTATTCAAAAGAAAATGGAATTTTAAAAATTAATTTAACTACAAGATTTGATAATGAAAAAGCAATAAAATTATATGAAAAATTAGGATTTAAAAAAGAGGGAGTAACAACAAGAGGGACATATATTAAAGGTAAATTTTATGATATATTATATATGGGATTAGAATTATAA
- a CDS encoding SDR family oxidoreductase encodes MKKLVVITGASSGIGMDLAKSFSNEGHPVLMIARRKEIMENLNLPESISKSVDVVDYENMEKAIREAEEKYGKTDLLVNCAGVMLLGHPDTQSYEEWERMIDVNVKGILTGTKVVLKDMMERNEGTIINISSIAGRKTFDNHSVYCGSKFAVHAITESMRKEVSDKNVRIIVISPGVVETNLLSHTTDEEIKDNYNDWKKSIESGLDVKQITDCVMFAYKQPQSVCVREIVIAKTKQAD; translated from the coding sequence ATGAAAAAATTAGTTGTAATAACAGGAGCAAGTTCTGGAATAGGAATGGATTTAGCAAAAAGTTTTTCAAATGAAGGACATCCTGTTTTGATGATTGCTAGAAGAAAAGAAATAATGGAAAATTTAAATTTACCAGAATCAATATCTAAATCTGTAGATGTTGTAGATTATGAAAATATGGAAAAGGCCATAAGAGAAGCTGAAGAAAAATATGGAAAAACAGACTTATTAGTAAATTGTGCTGGAGTGATGTTATTAGGACATCCTGATACTCAATCTTATGAAGAATGGGAAAGAATGATAGATGTTAATGTTAAAGGAATTTTAACAGGAACAAAAGTTGTATTAAAAGATATGATGGAAAGAAATGAGGGAACTATTATAAATATAAGTTCTATAGCAGGAAGAAAAACTTTTGATAACCATTCTGTTTATTGTGGAAGTAAATTTGCTGTTCATGCAATAACAGAAAGTATGAGAAAAGAAGTTTCTGATAAAAATGTAAGAATAATTGTAATTTCTCCAGGAGTTGTAGAAACAAATCTTTTAAGTCACACTACTGATGAAGAGATAAAAGACAATTATAATGATTGGAAAAAGTCAATTGAAAGTGGACTTGATGTAAAACAAATAACTGATTGTGTAATGTTTGCTTATAAACAACCTCAAAGTGTATGTGTAAGAGAAATTGTAATAGCAAAAACAAAACAAGCTGATTAA
- a CDS encoding winged helix-turn-helix transcriptional regulator, translating to MDKIKIICEIEITLKMIGGKYKPLILLLLIQQGTKRFNELLSEIHNISQRTLTNQLRELESDGLINRKVYPEIPPKVEYSISEKGKTLKDILLLMCDWGEKNIDDRFELTNPQCTENC from the coding sequence ATGGATAAGATTAAAATTATTTGTGAAATTGAAATAACATTAAAAATGATTGGTGGAAAATATAAACCTCTAATTCTTCTTTTACTTATTCAACAGGGAACAAAAAGGTTTAATGAGTTACTTTCTGAAATTCATAATATCTCTCAAAGAACTCTAACAAATCAACTTAGAGAATTAGAAAGTGATGGACTTATAAATAGAAAAGTTTACCCTGAAATTCCTCCAAAGGTTGAATATTCTATTTCAGAAAAAGGAAAAACTTTAAAAGATATTTTACTTCTTATGTGTGATTGGGGAGAAAAAAATATAGATGATAGATTTGAATTAACTAATCCCCAATGTACAGAAAATTGTTAA
- the hydE gene encoding [FeFe] hydrogenase H-cluster radical SAM maturase HydE, whose protein sequence is MIKDILKKENLSKEDLLTLIQIKNPEDLKLLFDEAYKLKLKYIGNKVYYRGLIECSNICIKNCKYCGIRKDNKNVDRFSLSQDEILEISQWVYENGFGSLALQSGERNDKEFVDFIEDTLIKIQNKCSNSLGITLSLGEQTLETYKRWRNAGASRYLLRIETTNRELFKKIHFDDKLHSFDKRLQALKDLRTTGYQVGTGVMIGLPGQTYEDLVNDIIFFKENDIDMIGMGPYIIHEETPLGKEALGKILSDEERLTLSLKMIALCRLYLKDINIAATTALHALHPFGREKGILAGANVIMPNATSKNIKPKYQLYRGKPNLDDDALKGKLALEKSLKEIGEEVVYFKKGDSPHFFNRIK, encoded by the coding sequence ATGATAAAAGATATTTTAAAAAAAGAAAATTTATCAAAAGAAGATTTACTTACACTTATACAAATTAAAAATCCAGAAGATTTAAAATTACTTTTTGATGAAGCTTATAAGTTAAAACTTAAGTATATTGGAAATAAAGTTTATTATAGAGGACTTATTGAATGTTCTAATATTTGTATAAAAAATTGTAAATATTGTGGTATAAGAAAAGATAATAAAAATGTAGACAGATTTTCTCTTTCACAAGATGAAATTTTAGAAATTTCACAATGGGTATATGAAAATGGTTTTGGTTCTCTAGCTCTTCAAAGTGGTGAAAGAAATGATAAAGAGTTTGTTGATTTTATTGAAGATACTCTTATTAAAATTCAAAATAAGTGTAGTAACTCTTTGGGAATTACTCTATCTCTTGGGGAACAAACTTTAGAGACATATAAAAGATGGAGAAATGCTGGAGCTAGTCGTTATCTTCTTAGAATTGAAACAACTAATAGAGAACTTTTTAAAAAAATTCATTTTGATGATAAGTTACATTCTTTTGATAAAAGATTACAAGCTCTAAAAGATTTAAGAACAACTGGTTATCAAGTAGGAACAGGGGTGATGATTGGACTTCCTGGACAAACTTATGAAGATTTAGTTAACGATATAATCTTCTTTAAAGAAAATGATATTGATATGATTGGAATGGGACCTTATATAATCCACGAGGAAACTCCTCTTGGAAAAGAGGCTCTAGGAAAAATTTTATCTGATGAAGAAAGATTGACTCTTAGTTTAAAAATGATAGCTCTTTGTAGACTTTATTTAAAAGATATAAATATTGCTGCTACAACTGCTCTTCATGCTTTACATCCATTTGGAAGAGAAAAAGGAATTTTAGCTGGAGCTAATGTTATTATGCCAAATGCAACTTCTAAAAATATAAAACCTAAATATCAATTATATAGAGGTAAACCTAATCTTGACGATGATGCTTTAAAAGGAAAATTAGCCCTTGAAAAAAGTTTAAAAGAGATAGGGGAAGAAGTTGTTTACTTTAAAAAAGGAGATTCTCCTCATTTCTTTAATAGAATAAAATAA
- a CDS encoding sirohydrochlorin cobaltochelatase: MNLFLNGYENLNFLENFGKEDKKVILIAHFGTTHEDTREKTLDLFNKEIKEMFLDFEIRECYTSRIINKKLQSKNIFKDNPIEAIEKIIKEKFTHLLVISSNIIDGIEYEALLKNIENFKSNFKELRITPPLLSSPEIYIEVVKILNKTFGDFSKDKALLMVGHGTHDSSNSAYLGIDYICKYLGYNYFVGTIEGFPNLDETISILKKQNIKKVTLIPFMFVAGEHAKNDISIEWKEELEKNNFIVNINLTPLGEIKEIREIFGNFGKFLLENKKEDIIKKKYNYSK, from the coding sequence ATGAATTTATTTTTAAATGGATATGAAAATTTAAATTTTTTAGAAAATTTTGGAAAGGAAGATAAAAAAGTTATTCTTATAGCACATTTTGGAACTACTCATGAAGATACTAGAGAAAAAACTCTTGATTTATTCAATAAAGAAATTAAAGAAATGTTTCTAGATTTTGAAATTAGAGAATGTTATACTTCTCGTATTATCAATAAAAAATTACAAAGTAAAAATATTTTCAAAGATAATCCAATAGAAGCTATTGAAAAAATTATTAAAGAAAAATTTACTCATCTTTTAGTTATCTCTAGTAACATAATTGATGGTATTGAATATGAAGCTCTATTAAAAAATATAGAAAATTTTAAAAGTAATTTTAAAGAACTTAGAATTACTCCTCCTCTTTTATCTTCACCAGAAATTTATATTGAAGTAGTAAAAATTTTAAATAAAACTTTTGGAGATTTTTCTAAAGATAAAGCTCTTTTAATGGTAGGACATGGAACTCATGATAGTAGTAACTCTGCTTATCTTGGTATAGATTATATTTGTAAATATTTAGGCTATAATTATTTTGTTGGTACTATTGAAGGTTTTCCAAATTTAGATGAAACTATATCTATTCTAAAAAAACAAAATATAAAAAAAGTAACTTTAATTCCTTTTATGTTTGTAGCTGGAGAACATGCTAAAAATGATATATCTATTGAATGGAAAGAGGAATTAGAAAAAAATAATTTTATAGTTAATATTAATCTTACTCCTTTAGGAGAGATTAAAGAGATAAGAGAAATTTTTGGAAATTTTGGAAAATTTTTATTAGAAAATAAAAAGGAAGATATTATAAAGAAAAAATATAATTATAGTAAATAA
- a CDS encoding MBL fold metallo-hydrolase, translating to MLELVYENPKIYRIFVPLPENPLKLLNSYVIMTENRNLIIDTGFKREECLKALLEGLVELNLQLEKTDVFLTHLHSDHCGLINKLTTDNNKVYMSEIDYDYLVGNLVGDNWQKIEERFRVEGFPDDIAFRLKESNHAKRFAPDKIFETIKLKDGDKIQIGNIELVGIHTPGHTPGHMCLYIPKEKILFSGDHVLFDITPNITSWLGKKDSLGDYMESLKKIKKLEIKTTFPGHRETGISIYDRVETILNHHKERLEELLEVLSKKDSQTAYEIASQMTWNTRGKGWNEFPDNQKWFATGETMSHLDYLYSRNRIEKVLDKDNFYKYSIK from the coding sequence ATGTTGGAATTAGTTTATGAAAATCCAAAGATTTATAGAATATTTGTCCCTCTTCCAGAGAATCCGCTTAAACTTTTAAATTCTTATGTAATTATGACTGAAAATAGGAATTTAATTATTGATACTGGATTTAAAAGAGAGGAGTGTTTGAAAGCTTTATTAGAAGGATTAGTTGAATTAAATCTTCAATTAGAAAAAACTGATGTTTTTTTAACTCATCTTCATTCAGACCACTGTGGATTAATTAATAAATTAACAACAGATAATAATAAAGTTTACATGAGTGAAATTGATTATGATTATCTTGTAGGAAATTTAGTAGGAGATAATTGGCAAAAGATAGAAGAAAGATTTAGAGTAGAGGGATTTCCAGATGATATAGCTTTTAGATTGAAAGAAAGTAATCATGCCAAAAGATTTGCTCCTGATAAAATTTTTGAAACTATAAAATTAAAAGATGGAGATAAAATACAAATAGGTAATATAGAATTAGTAGGGATTCATACTCCAGGACATACTCCAGGTCATATGTGCCTTTATATTCCAAAAGAAAAAATTCTTTTTTCAGGAGACCATGTTCTTTTTGATATAACTCCTAATATAACTTCATGGTTAGGGAAAAAAGATTCCTTAGGTGATTATATGGAAAGTTTAAAAAAGATAAAAAAATTAGAGATTAAGACTACTTTCCCAGGACATAGAGAAACAGGTATTTCCATATATGATAGAGTTGAAACTATTTTAAATCATCATAAAGAAAGACTAGAAGAATTATTAGAAGTACTTTCTAAGAAAGACTCTCAAACAGCCTATGAAATAGCCTCTCAAATGACATGGAATACTAGGGGAAAAGGTTGGAATGAATTTCCAGATAATCAAAAGTGGTTTGCTACAGGGGAAACAATGTCACATTTAGATTATCTATATAGTAGAAATAGGATAGAAAAAGTCTTAGATAAGGATAATTTTTATAAATATTCTATAAAATAA
- a CDS encoding glycine betaine ABC transporter substrate-binding protein yields the protein MNFIQYIITNQEQVLKLLLEHIYLTLISVGLAVLIGVPIGILISYVKSLNKPVLGIANIMQAIPSMALLGFMIPFLGIGTVPAITAVVLYSLLPIIKNTYIGIDNINPQTIEAAKGIGLTKSQILMKIQIPLALPVIMAGVRISSVTAVGFMTIAAFIGAGGLGFLVFSGIRLIDNAQILAGAVPACLLALTVDFIAATIEKLVTPISLQKNVTKKDRQRQKFILGIFGIVVALLIGSNVLKSTGVSKKVIIVGSKDYTEQQIVGNLMSEIIEKNTDIKVERKMALGGGQICYSAIQTGEIDLYMEYSGVAYVNYFNHPATNDLRKIYDTLKKDFKEKNNIEIFKEMTFNNTYTLSVTEETAEKYNLEKISDLVNIAPKLKSGTSFEFMNREDGLVGMEKVYGLRFGEKIAIDGSPKYIALLNKNVDVIDAFSTDGLLKKFNLKVLEDDRNFFPPYNGIPLVRTEVYEKYPEIQPLLEKLGIALTNEVMIELNYRVDELGEKPEDVARDFLLKNGFIK from the coding sequence ATGAATTTCATACAATATATTATTACTAATCAAGAACAAGTTTTAAAACTATTATTAGAACATATTTATTTAACCTTAATTTCTGTTGGATTAGCAGTTTTAATAGGTGTTCCAATAGGGATATTAATTTCTTATGTAAAATCTTTAAATAAACCAGTATTAGGAATAGCTAATATAATGCAAGCTATACCAAGTATGGCTCTTTTAGGATTTATGATACCATTTTTAGGAATTGGAACTGTACCAGCTATTACAGCTGTGGTACTTTATTCTTTACTTCCTATTATAAAAAATACTTACATAGGTATAGATAATATAAATCCTCAAACTATTGAAGCTGCTAAAGGAATTGGACTTACAAAATCTCAAATTCTTATGAAAATACAAATTCCTTTGGCATTACCTGTTATAATGGCTGGTGTAAGAATATCATCAGTTACAGCTGTTGGGTTTATGACTATTGCTGCTTTTATAGGGGCTGGTGGACTTGGATTTTTAGTATTTTCAGGAATAAGACTTATAGATAATGCTCAAATTTTAGCTGGAGCTGTTCCAGCTTGTTTATTGGCTTTAACTGTAGATTTTATAGCAGCTACAATAGAAAAATTAGTAACTCCTATAAGTCTACAAAAAAATGTAACTAAAAAGGATAGACAAAGACAAAAGTTTATTCTTGGAATTTTTGGAATCGTAGTTGCCTTACTTATAGGAAGTAATGTGTTAAAAAGTACAGGAGTAAGCAAAAAAGTTATTATAGTTGGCTCTAAAGATTATACAGAACAACAAATAGTAGGAAATTTAATGTCAGAAATAATAGAAAAGAATACAGATATTAAAGTAGAGAGAAAAATGGCATTAGGTGGAGGACAAATTTGTTATTCAGCTATTCAAACAGGAGAAATTGATTTATATATGGAATATTCAGGAGTAGCTTATGTAAATTATTTTAATCACCCAGCTACTAATGATTTAAGAAAAATATATGATACTTTAAAAAAAGATTTTAAAGAAAAAAATAATATAGAGATTTTTAAAGAGATGACATTTAATAATACTTATACTCTTAGTGTTACAGAAGAAACAGCTGAAAAATATAATCTTGAAAAAATAAGTGATTTAGTTAATATAGCTCCAAAATTAAAATCTGGAACTAGTTTTGAATTTATGAACAGAGAAGATGGATTAGTTGGAATGGAAAAAGTTTATGGATTAAGATTTGGAGAAAAAATAGCAATAGATGGTTCTCCTAAATATATAGCTCTTTTAAATAAAAATGTTGATGTAATTGATGCTTTTTCAACTGATGGATTATTAAAGAAATTTAATCTTAAAGTATTAGAAGATGATAGAAATTTCTTCCCACCATATAATGGTATTCCTTTAGTTAGAACTGAAGTTTATGAAAAATATCCAGAAATTCAACCTTTATTAGAAAAACTAGGAATTGCATTAACTAATGAAGTTATGATAGAATTAAATTATAGAGTTGATGAACTAGGAGAAAAACCAGAAGATGTAGCAAGAGATTTCTTATTAAAAAATGGTTTTATAAAATAA